Proteins encoded in a region of the Corynebacterium genitalium ATCC 33030 genome:
- a CDS encoding ArsR/SmtB family transcription factor, whose product MNLVSSNYACDCSVVTEQFRVHTGDMVARVFPEAVPDISTVASALADSSRAAMCAALMDGRAWTVGELGRYAGLARSTASEHVGVLVTHGLVHDIRQGRHRYIRLAGEDIARVVESLGVVARSPLPTPHSLSASRANANLREGRTCYQHLAGKLGVRLAEQLEEHEFIDSHCQVTNHGHRLFIQWGVPPKMLDTGRSCMDSTERRFHLAGPLGTGICKTLLDKEWLSRRGRTRAVRLTPAGRAALNDAGISLN is encoded by the coding sequence ATGAATCTGGTGAGTTCAAACTACGCCTGCGATTGTTCGGTCGTCACCGAACAGTTCCGGGTGCACACTGGAGACATGGTTGCGCGCGTGTTTCCTGAAGCGGTCCCGGATATCTCGACAGTCGCGTCGGCTCTGGCTGACTCGTCGCGGGCGGCCATGTGTGCTGCGCTCATGGACGGGCGGGCCTGGACGGTTGGTGAACTGGGCAGGTACGCGGGCCTGGCCCGGTCGACGGCGAGCGAGCATGTTGGCGTGCTCGTCACCCACGGTCTCGTCCACGACATTCGGCAGGGCCGGCACCGCTACATTCGCCTGGCCGGGGAAGACATCGCACGAGTGGTCGAGAGCCTTGGCGTGGTCGCCCGCTCGCCCCTGCCCACTCCTCACAGCCTCAGCGCGTCACGGGCGAATGCGAACCTACGTGAAGGCCGCACCTGTTATCAGCACCTCGCCGGTAAGCTCGGGGTGCGCCTGGCTGAACAACTGGAAGAGCACGAGTTCATCGACTCGCACTGTCAGGTCACTAATCACGGTCATCGCTTGTTCATACAGTGGGGTGTGCCCCCGAAGATGCTCGACACGGGCAGGTCGTGCATGGACTCCACCGAACGCCGCTTCCACCTCGCCGGCCCTCTCGGCACGGGAATCTGCAAGACTCTGCTGGATAAGGAATGGCTTTCCCGCAGGGGTCGTACCCGGGCCGTGCGTCTCACTCCCGCCGGGCGGGCAGCGCTCAACGACGCGGGGATCTCCCTCAATTGA
- a CDS encoding MFS transporter: MTAHRRTALVATLLGFFIVMLDTTIVNVALAEIGTDLDMTVGSLQWVVDAYTLVFAAFLLTAGAACDRLGARRVYLAGLVVFAVLSAVCALAPTGGFLVAGRAVQGVGAAAIVPGSLALLSAVYDDPKERARAIGLWGGAGGVAAAIGPVLGGALVSTIGWRAVFWVNLPIVAIGCLLTLWAIPVLTGSRARRVDLPGQVLSVLTLVAVTYAVITAGEHGWSPWQVAVLIAGGVFLALFIIAERGHPDPMLPMALFTRARFSVAAMVGLALNFSFFGQLFVLSLFFQQYLGYEPWLAGLALAPQACSAVVASPLGGRAVARWGAFPTMLTGLVVGTIGFSSLVLLTAETPYVVVAVLTFTAGFGMAFAMPAATSAAVASAPPEHVGIAGGVINAARQTGSVVGVAVLGEMVASGAFLTGFHTAVAVAGGVFGAAALVVAATIISHLQEPVTPEV, encoded by the coding sequence ATGACCGCGCATCGGCGCACGGCGCTGGTCGCGACCCTCCTCGGTTTCTTCATCGTCATGCTCGATACGACCATCGTCAATGTCGCCCTCGCCGAGATCGGCACTGACCTCGACATGACGGTGGGCTCACTGCAGTGGGTCGTCGACGCTTACACCCTCGTGTTCGCCGCGTTCCTTCTCACAGCTGGGGCCGCATGCGACCGTCTCGGGGCCCGCAGGGTCTACCTCGCTGGCCTGGTGGTCTTTGCTGTGCTCTCGGCCGTGTGCGCCCTCGCTCCCACAGGCGGGTTCCTCGTCGCTGGTCGCGCCGTCCAGGGCGTGGGCGCGGCAGCGATCGTGCCGGGCTCTCTGGCATTGCTGTCGGCTGTGTACGACGATCCGAAGGAACGAGCACGCGCCATCGGGCTGTGGGGCGGCGCAGGAGGTGTTGCCGCCGCGATCGGACCGGTCCTGGGCGGAGCGCTGGTGTCGACGATCGGGTGGCGGGCGGTGTTCTGGGTCAACCTCCCCATCGTCGCTATCGGCTGTCTGCTCACCTTGTGGGCAATTCCCGTGCTCACGGGCAGTCGCGCGAGACGGGTGGACCTACCCGGACAGGTGCTCTCCGTGCTCACGCTGGTGGCAGTAACCTATGCAGTCATCACCGCAGGCGAACACGGATGGTCACCCTGGCAGGTAGCCGTGCTGATCGCCGGGGGCGTCTTCCTCGCCCTGTTCATCATCGCAGAGCGAGGACACCCGGACCCGATGCTGCCGATGGCCTTGTTCACTCGTGCCCGGTTCTCCGTGGCCGCAATGGTAGGGCTCGCGCTCAACTTCAGCTTCTTCGGACAACTCTTCGTGCTCTCCCTCTTCTTCCAGCAGTACCTGGGATACGAGCCGTGGCTGGCAGGCCTCGCGCTGGCACCACAGGCGTGCAGCGCCGTGGTCGCGTCACCGCTGGGCGGCCGTGCCGTCGCCCGGTGGGGCGCGTTCCCCACCATGCTCACCGGCCTGGTAGTCGGCACGATCGGCTTCAGCAGCCTCGTGCTGCTCACCGCAGAAACCCCTTACGTGGTGGTCGCGGTGTTGACCTTCACAGCTGGATTCGGGATGGCCTTCGCGATGCCGGCCGCGACCTCGGCCGCAGTGGCCTCGGCCCCGCCGGAACATGTCGGCATCGCAGGAGGAGTCATCAATGCCGCCCGCCAGACCGGCAGCGTCGTCGGCGTCGCAGTCCTCGGCGAAATGGTCGCCAGTGGAGCGTTCCTCACAGGCTTCCACACAGCCGTCGCGGTCGCCGGTGGAGTCTTCGGTGCCGCAGCGCTCGTAGTTGCTGCCACCATCATCAGTCACCTACAGGAGCCAGTTACACCTGAAGTTTAG
- a CDS encoding YbfB/YjiJ family MFS transporter — translation MGKPEGDAHSAATETTHRDALLVSRGTAGLAVAMGLGRFFYTPILPLMVGSLGWSGQSSAWIATANYAGYFAGSLAASRGWVPISRRLYRAALVLTTVLLAAVAFSGSPWWQIAVRFLAGAISALVFVSVTQNIPVVKRRAHDGGIIYAGVGLGILISGGIVLMGGSVLSWRALWLICAAVSAALSLLAWNWPIRENRSDSSTRPRSDQGQESSLEPLRWLSAGYLFQGAGYIIIGTYLVVLAQPVFGQTAAASTWLVAGCATAPSPLFWSYAANRVGTFKALAGCYFLQVTGAVVAVFSSGPGLLFVSAFLFGATFMGVTMLTIEAGLKAGSPVAAASLTTWYSLGQIMGPAVIAVVFSNSTTLSFAVAAGSLIVAMFFTLRGAHLPVSGTGRKQG, via the coding sequence ATGGGGAAGCCTGAGGGAGACGCTCACTCCGCTGCGACTGAAACTACCCACCGGGATGCTCTTTTGGTGTCGCGTGGTACCGCCGGCCTAGCAGTAGCCATGGGCTTGGGCAGATTCTTTTACACCCCCATTTTGCCTTTGATGGTAGGTTCCCTGGGTTGGTCGGGACAGTCCAGCGCGTGGATCGCCACCGCCAACTACGCCGGGTATTTTGCGGGTTCTTTGGCGGCCTCCCGAGGGTGGGTGCCGATTTCTAGAAGATTATACAGGGCAGCCCTTGTGTTGACGACAGTGCTCCTGGCGGCGGTTGCTTTCTCTGGCTCACCGTGGTGGCAAATAGCGGTCCGCTTTTTGGCTGGGGCCATCTCAGCTCTAGTTTTCGTCTCGGTGACGCAGAATATTCCCGTGGTCAAACGCCGAGCCCATGATGGTGGAATAATTTACGCTGGGGTTGGGCTAGGCATCCTCATCTCCGGAGGAATTGTCCTCATGGGGGGAAGCGTTCTCTCATGGCGGGCACTGTGGCTTATCTGCGCAGCAGTGAGTGCAGCACTTTCGCTTCTTGCATGGAATTGGCCAATACGTGAAAATCGCTCCGATTCTTCTACTCGGCCACGAAGTGACCAAGGACAGGAATCTTCGCTTGAACCATTGCGGTGGTTATCTGCTGGATATCTCTTCCAAGGCGCAGGCTACATCATCATCGGTACATATCTGGTGGTTCTAGCGCAGCCGGTTTTCGGGCAAACAGCCGCCGCCTCGACGTGGCTGGTAGCTGGATGCGCCACCGCTCCATCCCCGTTGTTTTGGTCGTATGCGGCAAACCGAGTGGGAACCTTCAAAGCGCTTGCTGGATGCTATTTCCTGCAGGTTACAGGTGCTGTCGTGGCAGTCTTCAGTTCTGGGCCCGGTCTTTTGTTTGTGTCGGCGTTTTTGTTCGGAGCTACCTTCATGGGGGTAACGATGCTGACTATTGAAGCGGGTCTCAAAGCGGGGAGCCCAGTTGCGGCGGCTTCCCTAACGACATGGTACAGCTTGGGGCAAATTATGGGCCCTGCGGTTATCGCTGTGGTGTTTAGTAACTCAACTACCTTGAGTTTCGCAGTGGCGGCTGGTTCATTGATTGTCGCGATGTTTTTCACGCTGCGCGGCGCCCACCTTCCTGTTTCCGGCACTGGTAGAAAGCAGGGGTGA
- a CDS encoding nitronate monooxygenase, translating into MITLKRPLILAPMAGGPSTPELCVAVTNAGGLGNIAAGYLTPEKLISAIQQVEGEADGPYGINIFCPPPDRERSSKEQDLWKRYRVLLETDTQILGELPDRPFTGDDFYREKIDIALSSQAQVVSFTFGYPDETLIHEFQEAGKSVVLNATTPHEIDFLASTSCDAICVQGAEAGGHRATVLSTESEGSTHSTSELLEYALSKVSKPVIAAGGIATAKEALALLRRGAWAIQVGTHFLLADEAGTKHTHKIALKELRGRPTTLTKAFTGRSARAITNTFTEKYSQSAPSMYPELHHLTSELRANANYAGDVESLNLWAGVNYGCAHSAPAADIVDELTPYSTSLGVGRVVPLAAQVAVVGGGPRGLAVVERTLDRLAHSIDQEETPVLVWFDDSSFGSGKAWNPYQTPALLMNTVASQLSGFPDSSAGIEGRYLEGPTFYEWLKSDKASAFLHSDPVLLEEALQTGPDTYTSRALYGAYLHWVASQVVTAYRDYVDIRLVPTRVLSISDQEGAYALMDSDGHTVVVKNVVLAVGHTSQQMIAQEENNQEENNGEA; encoded by the coding sequence ATGATCACTTTGAAGAGACCCTTGATTTTGGCGCCAATGGCAGGGGGGCCATCTACTCCTGAACTTTGTGTCGCGGTAACGAATGCCGGCGGTTTGGGAAATATTGCTGCAGGTTACTTAACTCCAGAAAAGCTGATATCGGCAATTCAACAGGTTGAAGGTGAAGCGGACGGCCCGTACGGGATAAATATATTCTGCCCGCCTCCGGATCGAGAGCGTTCTTCTAAGGAGCAGGACCTATGGAAGCGATACCGCGTCTTACTCGAAACGGATACCCAGATACTTGGGGAGCTACCTGATCGACCCTTTACGGGGGACGACTTTTACCGGGAAAAGATAGACATTGCTTTAAGCTCGCAGGCTCAAGTAGTTTCTTTTACGTTTGGCTACCCTGATGAAACGTTGATCCATGAGTTTCAAGAAGCAGGGAAAAGTGTTGTTTTAAATGCGACAACGCCTCATGAGATCGACTTTCTCGCATCCACCTCGTGTGATGCTATATGTGTTCAGGGGGCAGAAGCTGGAGGCCATCGAGCGACTGTGCTCTCTACCGAGAGTGAGGGATCGACTCATTCTACTTCTGAACTGCTGGAATATGCCTTATCTAAAGTAAGTAAGCCTGTTATTGCTGCAGGTGGTATCGCGACTGCAAAAGAAGCCCTCGCACTCCTTCGCCGGGGTGCATGGGCCATACAGGTGGGCACCCATTTTCTTCTCGCAGATGAGGCGGGGACGAAACATACCCACAAGATTGCTCTGAAAGAGTTACGCGGTCGGCCGACCACCCTTACTAAAGCGTTCACCGGAAGATCGGCTCGCGCCATCACCAATACTTTTACTGAAAAGTACTCCCAGTCCGCTCCGTCGATGTATCCGGAACTTCACCATTTGACTTCAGAGTTAAGAGCAAATGCTAATTACGCTGGCGATGTGGAAAGCCTTAACCTTTGGGCGGGAGTGAACTACGGGTGCGCCCATTCGGCACCTGCGGCCGATATTGTTGATGAGCTGACCCCATATTCTACTTCTCTAGGCGTCGGTCGAGTCGTTCCTCTGGCTGCCCAGGTAGCTGTTGTGGGCGGGGGGCCGAGAGGGCTGGCGGTCGTCGAAAGAACCCTGGACCGGTTGGCGCACAGTATTGATCAAGAAGAAACACCCGTACTGGTCTGGTTTGATGATTCATCCTTCGGATCCGGCAAGGCGTGGAATCCTTATCAGACCCCTGCTCTCCTCATGAATACTGTGGCATCTCAGCTTAGTGGTTTCCCTGATTCCAGCGCCGGTATCGAGGGGAGGTATCTCGAGGGTCCCACATTTTACGAATGGCTGAAATCTGACAAAGCCTCTGCCTTCCTACACTCAGATCCTGTCCTTTTGGAAGAGGCTCTGCAAACGGGTCCAGACACCTATACATCCAGGGCTCTCTATGGCGCTTATCTTCACTGGGTAGCTTCTCAGGTAGTTACTGCCTATCGAGATTATGTAGATATTCGCTTAGTGCCCACGCGAGTGCTATCTATTTCCGATCAAGAGGGGGCATACGCTCTCATGGACTCTGATGGGCACACGGTAGTGGTCAAAAATGTTGTGTTGGCAGTTGGGCATACCTCTCAGCAAATGATTGCACAGGAGGAAAACAATCAGGAGGAAAACAATGGGGAAGCCTGA
- a CDS encoding single-stranded DNA-binding protein yields MSNPFNNGTIVGNAARAPKLFEHANGGATVKLSVYARNTFKNKATGKVESEIVELTGYVQDAKNPGVFGYIGSGDRVAVSYSLKTDVYTDKDGQKQYPLVARIDTVQLIDSKKESAARAARRGGEAANAALADAEQEPF; encoded by the coding sequence ATGTCCAACCCCTTCAACAACGGCACCATCGTCGGCAACGCAGCTCGCGCACCGAAGCTGTTCGAGCACGCAAACGGTGGCGCGACGGTGAAACTCAGCGTCTATGCGCGCAACACCTTCAAGAACAAGGCCACCGGCAAGGTGGAAAGCGAGATCGTGGAGCTGACCGGCTACGTCCAGGACGCGAAGAACCCCGGCGTGTTCGGCTACATCGGCTCCGGCGACCGCGTTGCGGTGAGCTACTCGCTGAAAACCGACGTCTACACCGACAAGGACGGCCAGAAGCAGTACCCGCTGGTGGCGCGCATCGACACGGTGCAGCTGATCGATTCCAAGAAGGAGTCCGCTGCGCGCGCAGCCCGTCGCGGAGGTGAGGCGGCGAACGCAGCGCTCGCAGACGCTGAACAAGAACCGTTCTAG
- a CDS encoding DUF4192 domain-containing protein yields the protein MSTHSHTLASHGEILANLPGILGFYPNNSLILAFFVDDEGVDTIRLGPVARFDLDEAVEKLAESRERFAAWVHHLELDAVIAYMISDDIAQPVFDETATYLTSGAVHLPPLLGVVQVPEIVTGAAWWSVYQHPLIDEPRHGVVGEVAASAALRQMLEHTGELPEPSKDDIEARLNSTDHGIDAAEHADIIEDALAYIPPMFADMLQREYEQAAAGITQPSTRAVRSALKCFTTPRLRDTLLAALLDEPQAGLAFIEQVMRAVPTSWPGMRAQLTATVAVLAHATGQPGLAGVAAQRATEIGPDENFPSLVAKLTDIGQGERMVELVREGAEKTRTILFAE from the coding sequence ATGTCCACTCATTCCCACACGCTTGCATCCCACGGTGAGATCCTCGCGAACCTCCCCGGCATCCTCGGGTTTTACCCGAACAACTCGCTGATCCTCGCGTTCTTCGTCGACGACGAGGGTGTCGACACCATCCGTCTCGGCCCGGTCGCACGGTTCGACCTGGACGAGGCCGTGGAGAAGCTCGCCGAGAGCCGCGAGCGGTTCGCAGCGTGGGTCCACCACCTCGAACTCGACGCTGTTATCGCGTACATGATCAGCGATGACATTGCGCAACCGGTCTTCGACGAGACGGCAACGTATCTCACCAGCGGGGCAGTGCACCTACCGCCGCTGCTCGGGGTGGTGCAGGTGCCCGAGATCGTCACCGGGGCTGCGTGGTGGTCCGTGTATCAGCATCCGCTCATCGACGAGCCGCGCCACGGCGTTGTCGGCGAGGTCGCTGCATCGGCGGCGCTGCGACAAATGCTAGAGCACACCGGCGAGCTGCCGGAGCCGAGCAAAGACGACATCGAGGCACGGTTGAACAGCACCGATCACGGCATCGACGCCGCCGAGCACGCCGACATCATCGAAGACGCGCTGGCGTATATCCCGCCCATGTTCGCAGACATGCTGCAGCGTGAATACGAGCAGGCGGCGGCAGGAATCACCCAGCCGAGCACGCGCGCTGTTCGATCGGCGCTGAAATGCTTCACCACGCCGCGCTTGCGGGACACGCTGCTTGCCGCGCTGCTCGATGAGCCGCAGGCTGGTCTTGCGTTCATAGAGCAGGTTATGCGCGCTGTCCCGACCAGCTGGCCGGGGATGCGGGCGCAGCTCACCGCCACTGTTGCCGTGCTTGCGCACGCCACAGGCCAGCCGGGGCTAGCTGGCGTGGCTGCGCAGCGAGCCACCGAGATCGGGCCAGACGAGAACTTCCCGTCGCTGGTCGCGAAGCTCACCGACATCGGCCAAGGCGAGCGGATGGTCGAACTCGTCCGTGAGGGCGCTGAGAAGACCCGCACGATCTTGTTTGCCGAGTAG
- a CDS encoding recombinase family protein, translating into MTTRAAIYLRISLDAAMDGLAIDRQRQDCEALAEQRGWDVVHTYVDQSISASKKDVDRPDYDAMVASFERGEIDAIICWDLDRLTRQPWQLEEWIDRAEEQGLKLVTANGDADLATDGGRMYARIKAAVARGEIERKSMRQSRAQQQRAEQGRWYSGGVRPIGYTSTGEIIPSEAAAVLGMFRAVERGNSMRDIARALSGVNQPGLPDIPTTPRHMHTVVTERNARRRAAGQEEKPVPDAQPWAYTSLHSILRNPVYAGYSTYKKAERKGVKNKYRRVTHIVRDPDTGEPVKGQWEPIVTPDLWWRVQNVLDDPDRLTNKERRNTRRHLGSGLYVCDECGNPVRTHADRYRCAACGLVRTHSVDDFVLAVIRARLGRDDLADLLPTADDDEVNAIDDELAELRAKLARVQADYDEELIEARDLKRARNRYEPQIEKLETRRARLAGASALLDTTGYASPVDAFDNAELAVQRRVINTLCQVRLRRGVRGSKTFNPESVQIVWN; encoded by the coding sequence ATGACGACACGTGCTGCTATTTACCTCCGTATCTCGCTCGATGCTGCCATGGACGGTCTTGCCATCGACCGGCAGCGTCAGGACTGCGAAGCCCTTGCCGAGCAACGCGGCTGGGACGTTGTGCATACCTACGTCGATCAGTCGATCTCCGCGTCAAAGAAGGACGTGGACCGCCCCGACTACGACGCGATGGTGGCGTCTTTCGAGCGCGGCGAGATCGACGCAATCATTTGCTGGGACCTCGACCGCCTCACGCGGCAGCCCTGGCAGCTCGAAGAGTGGATCGACAGGGCAGAAGAGCAGGGGCTGAAACTCGTCACCGCGAACGGTGATGCTGACCTTGCCACCGACGGCGGCAGAATGTACGCGCGTATCAAAGCAGCCGTGGCGCGCGGCGAGATCGAACGCAAAAGCATGCGCCAATCCCGTGCGCAACAGCAGCGCGCCGAGCAGGGCCGCTGGTACTCCGGCGGTGTCCGCCCTATCGGCTACACCTCCACCGGCGAGATCATCCCCTCCGAAGCCGCCGCCGTGCTCGGGATGTTCCGCGCTGTCGAGCGGGGCAACTCCATGCGCGACATCGCACGCGCCCTGTCTGGGGTCAATCAGCCGGGCTTGCCGGATATCCCGACCACGCCGCGCCATATGCACACCGTGGTCACAGAGCGCAACGCACGTCGCCGCGCTGCTGGCCAGGAAGAAAAGCCTGTTCCCGACGCGCAGCCGTGGGCCTACACGTCGTTGCACTCGATCCTGCGCAACCCTGTGTATGCCGGCTACTCCACCTATAAGAAGGCCGAGCGCAAAGGCGTGAAGAACAAGTACCGCCGTGTCACACATATCGTCCGCGACCCCGATACCGGCGAGCCGGTGAAAGGGCAGTGGGAGCCTATCGTCACACCCGATTTGTGGTGGCGTGTGCAGAACGTGCTCGATGATCCCGACCGGCTGACAAACAAGGAGCGCCGGAACACTCGCCGCCATCTCGGCTCGGGCCTGTATGTCTGCGACGAGTGTGGCAACCCCGTGCGCACGCATGCCGACCGCTACCGCTGCGCGGCCTGCGGCTTAGTGCGCACTCACAGCGTTGATGATTTTGTGCTCGCCGTGATCCGCGCCCGCCTTGGCCGTGACGACCTGGCGGACCTGCTGCCGACTGCGGACGACGACGAGGTCAACGCCATCGACGACGAACTCGCTGAGCTTCGCGCAAAGCTTGCCCGCGTCCAGGCTGACTACGACGAGGAGCTTATCGAGGCCCGTGACCTCAAGCGCGCGCGAAACCGTTATGAGCCGCAGATCGAGAAACTCGAAACGCGCCGTGCCCGCCTTGCTGGCGCATCGGCCCTGCTTGACACAACCGGCTACGCCTCGCCCGTGGACGCCTTCGACAACGCAGAGCTTGCCGTGCAGCGCCGTGTCATCAACACCTTGTGCCAGGTGCGCCTGCGCCGTGGCGTGCGTGGCAGCAAGACCTTCAACCCCGAATCAGTCCAGATCGTGTGGAACTAG
- the ychF gene encoding redox-regulated ATPase YchF produces MSLTLGIVGLPNVGKSTLFNALTRNEVLAANYPFATIEPNVGLVPLPDKRLDRLAEIFESAEILPATVSFVDIAGIVKGASEGEGMGNAFLANIREADAICQVVRAFSDDNVIHVDGRVDPASDISVINTELILADLQTIEKALPRLEKDGRKDKDIAAQAAEAKKAQEILESDRTLFAASKSGEIDLALVRDLHLMTAKPFLYVFNSDEGVLTDDAKKAELRELVAPAEAVFLDAQTETELLELDDEDAAELLAAVGQDEPGLSTLARAGFETLGLQTYLTAGPKESRAWTIHKGDTAPKAAGVIHTDFEKGFIKAEIVAFEDLDELGSMAEARAKGKVRQEGKDYVMADGDVVEFRFNVT; encoded by the coding sequence GTGAGCCTTACTCTTGGAATCGTCGGCCTGCCTAACGTGGGCAAATCCACCCTGTTCAACGCGCTGACCCGCAATGAGGTCCTGGCGGCGAACTACCCGTTTGCCACCATTGAACCCAACGTCGGCTTAGTGCCGTTGCCGGACAAGCGCCTGGACCGCCTCGCGGAAATCTTCGAGTCCGCGGAGATCCTTCCGGCGACGGTGTCCTTTGTAGATATCGCCGGCATTGTCAAAGGCGCGTCCGAGGGCGAGGGCATGGGCAACGCTTTCTTGGCCAACATCCGTGAAGCGGACGCGATCTGCCAAGTCGTTCGCGCGTTTTCCGACGACAACGTCATCCACGTCGACGGTCGCGTCGACCCTGCCAGCGACATCTCCGTGATCAACACTGAGCTCATCTTGGCCGACCTGCAGACGATCGAGAAGGCCTTGCCGCGCCTGGAGAAAGACGGCCGCAAAGACAAGGACATCGCCGCCCAGGCCGCCGAAGCCAAAAAGGCACAGGAGATCCTGGAGTCAGATCGGACGCTGTTCGCCGCCTCCAAGTCAGGCGAGATTGACCTCGCGCTCGTGCGCGACTTGCACCTGATGACCGCGAAGCCGTTCCTCTACGTGTTCAACTCCGACGAGGGCGTACTCACCGACGACGCGAAGAAGGCCGAGCTGCGCGAACTCGTCGCACCTGCTGAAGCTGTGTTCCTCGACGCGCAGACTGAGACCGAGCTCCTTGAGCTTGACGACGAAGACGCCGCAGAGCTCCTCGCCGCCGTCGGCCAAGACGAGCCAGGCTTATCGACGCTTGCACGCGCCGGCTTTGAAACCCTCGGCCTGCAGACCTACCTGACTGCTGGTCCGAAGGAGTCCCGCGCCTGGACGATCCACAAGGGCGACACTGCTCCGAAGGCCGCCGGCGTGATTCACACCGACTTTGAGAAGGGCTTCATCAAGGCTGAGATCGTGGCCTTCGAGGACCTCGATGAGCTCGGCTCCATGGCCGAGGCGCGCGCGAAGGGCAAGGTCCGCCAGGAGGGCAAGGACTACGTCATGGCCGATGGTGACGTGGTGGAGTTTCGTTTCAATGTAACCTGA
- a CDS encoding purple acid phosphatase family protein: MSLTPARSLKVTAAAMSLALGLSFTAVPEAVAQSSQPGGSSQAAGGPISSSHVHVGATSADMNFSWRTAYNGQEFVKYYPTANPEAVNEVAATEADFGAIAYRANHATVTGLQPGTEYTYQLGSEQGGWSEAATFRTQPAGDSWNFLTLSDAQIGVNLKVDEQAEAWRTAVRQATGAYPDSQFIVHAGDQAEGWGDPIKQWEAFFTAEELQSYPLAMAKGNHELLPTSIVDKHFKEHGNLPNAKPGDANYFFERNNALFIVLDSNETGNKYFEPIDSKRKRAIEKQSQFVRETTAAHGADKDWTIVVMHHAPYSHGGRYHEKEITQMREGLAPVFSETGVDLVLNGHDHMYNRSHLMNGTEPVIPEDTPKPGDVLRPKANETVYMTTTTAGGGKYYDFHTRDGKKRKEFTDVSQTYGKDFAIPEIAVWRQDYNPDYANIEVSKNTLTVRTHNVADNSVVDEFTIDRSGAAPAQPGGGEGNGSTSGSSGSSQRNS, translated from the coding sequence ATGTCGCTGACTCCCGCCCGTTCCCTGAAAGTGACCGCAGCCGCGATGTCCCTCGCGCTCGGTCTGTCGTTCACCGCCGTACCAGAAGCTGTTGCGCAGTCCAGTCAGCCTGGAGGATCCAGCCAGGCAGCCGGTGGGCCGATCTCGTCCAGTCACGTGCACGTCGGTGCTACCTCTGCCGACATGAACTTCTCCTGGCGCACCGCTTACAACGGCCAGGAGTTCGTGAAGTACTACCCGACGGCTAACCCTGAGGCGGTGAACGAAGTGGCCGCTACGGAGGCTGACTTCGGCGCCATCGCCTACCGCGCCAACCACGCCACCGTCACCGGTCTGCAGCCGGGCACCGAGTACACCTACCAGCTCGGTTCCGAGCAGGGAGGCTGGAGCGAAGCGGCGACTTTCCGCACCCAGCCGGCAGGAGACAGCTGGAACTTCCTCACCTTGTCCGACGCGCAGATCGGTGTGAACCTCAAAGTGGACGAGCAGGCTGAGGCGTGGCGCACTGCGGTCCGCCAAGCCACCGGCGCCTACCCGGACTCCCAGTTCATCGTCCACGCCGGTGACCAAGCTGAGGGGTGGGGTGACCCGATCAAACAGTGGGAGGCGTTCTTTACCGCTGAAGAGCTGCAGTCCTACCCGCTCGCTATGGCGAAGGGCAATCACGAGCTGTTGCCCACGTCTATCGTCGATAAGCACTTCAAAGAGCACGGGAACCTGCCAAACGCGAAGCCGGGTGACGCGAACTATTTCTTCGAGCGCAACAATGCCCTGTTCATCGTTTTGGACTCTAACGAAACGGGAAACAAGTACTTCGAGCCGATCGACTCGAAGCGCAAACGGGCGATCGAAAAGCAGTCTCAGTTCGTGCGCGAGACTACCGCTGCCCACGGCGCGGACAAGGATTGGACCATCGTGGTCATGCACCACGCTCCGTACTCCCACGGTGGCCGCTACCACGAGAAAGAGATCACGCAGATGCGCGAAGGCCTTGCGCCGGTGTTCTCCGAAACCGGTGTGGACCTGGTGCTCAACGGCCACGACCACATGTACAACCGCAGCCACCTGATGAACGGCACCGAGCCCGTCATCCCGGAAGACACGCCGAAGCCCGGCGACGTGCTGCGCCCGAAGGCTAATGAGACCGTCTACATGACAACCACGACCGCAGGCGGCGGCAAATACTACGACTTCCACACCCGCGACGGTAAGAAGCGCAAGGAGTTCACCGATGTCTCGCAGACTTACGGTAAGGACTTTGCCATCCCGGAGATCGCCGTGTGGCGCCAAGACTACAACCCGGATTACGCCAACATTGAGGTGAGCAAGAATACGCTCACCGTGCGTACGCACAACGTCGCTGACAACTCGGTTGTCGACGAGTTCACCATCGACCGCAGCGGCGCAGCCCCTGCGCAACCCGGTGGTGGCGAAGGCAATGGCAGCACCTCCGGTTCTTCTGGCTCTTCCCAGCGCAATAGCTAG